One window from the genome of Dioscorea cayenensis subsp. rotundata cultivar TDr96_F1 chromosome 3, TDr96_F1_v2_PseudoChromosome.rev07_lg8_w22 25.fasta, whole genome shotgun sequence encodes:
- the LOC120256236 gene encoding probable disease resistance protein RF45 gives MSNAARRLVICNEIGILNYSNSKLRGLFYGLYNGYPPNFRALKGQLGRFKLLRVLYLNTLGMSEFPSEIKSLIHLRYLAFIDAYLKEVPSWIGHLRNLQTFILSNEEGLEKISDSLWTIGNLRHFSLESTSRVPPPNLGNNVPKNLQTLDGVTAGSWIGNTLPKLTNLCELGIQSVSNDHADALSSSLQKLGRLAALSIHGAYGDEIPLDNFITAFSNQHCLKKLFLSGSSNRKQLLPYDVFPQQLVDLQLSYSNLEQDPMATLEKLPCLKYLYLYDAYRGKEMICSATGFPQLLSLQILGRELEEWKIEEKAMSCLKFLGIYSCKRLKMIPEELKNVRLDRLHFIYMPEEFMNRIKENTGEDWYKIQHVPDIDIIN, from the coding sequence ATGTCAAATGCAGCCCGACGACTAGTCATATGTAATGAGATTGGCATTCTAAACTATTCTAACTCAAAGTTGCGGGGTCTATTCTATGGCCTTTATAATGGTTATCCTCCCAATTTCAGAGCTTTGAAAGGGCAGCTTGGtagatttaaattattaagagTGCTTTATTTGAATACTTTGGGTATGTCGGAATTTCCAAGTGAAATCAAATCATTGATTCATTTAAGATATCTTGCCTTCATCGATGCGTATCTGAAGGAAGTTCCATCATGGATTGGTCATCTCCGCAATCTCCAGACTTTTATTCTTTCTAATGAGGAAGGTTTAGAAAAAATATCAGATTCACTCTGGACAATTGGAAATCTCAGGCATTTTTCTCTAGAAAGCACATCAAGGGTTCCTCCTCCAAATTTGGGAAATAATGTACCAAAGAATTTGCAGACTTTAGATGGGGTAACTGCTGGATCATGGATAGGGAATACACTTCCAAAACTCACAAACCTATGCGAATTGGGAATTCAAAGTGTCTCTAATGATCATGCCGATGCCCTATCTTCATCACTTCAGAAATTGGGTCGTCTTGCCGCCTTATCTATACATGGAGCCTATGGAGATGAAATTCCTTTAGACAACTTCATTACGGCCTTTTCCAATCAACACTGCCTTAAGAAATTGTTTCTCAGTGGAAGTTCGAACCGCAAACAACTTctaccctatgatgtatttccCCAACAACTAGTGGACTTACAATTGTCTTATTCTAATTTGGAGCAAGACCCAATGGCAACACTAGAGAAGCTGCCATGTCTCAAATATCTATATCTCTATGATGCATATAGAGGCAAAGAGATGATATGTTCGGCAACAGGTTTCCCTCAACTGTTATCCTTGCAAATTCTTGGACGTGAACTCGAGGAGTGGAAGATAGAGGAGAAGGCAATGTCATGCCTCAAGTTTTTGGGGATCTACAGTTGTAAAAGGTTGAAGATGATTCCAGAAGAACTGAAGAATGTGCGACTTGATCGAttgcattttatatatatgccTGAAGAATTCATGAATAGGATTAAGGAGAATACAGGAGAAGACTGGTACAAGATACAACATGTGCCCGACATCgacatcattaattaa